One genomic segment of Streptomyces niveus includes these proteins:
- a CDS encoding NmrA family transcriptional regulator has translation MTQSTHNTENTRAAEARTTLVTGGTGKTGRRVAARLTERGLPVRIASRGSGIPFVWEEPDTWDDALDGVGAVYLSYYPDLAFPGAAETVGAFAERAVARGVRRLVLLAGRGEEGALISEDKVRSSGADVTVVRASWFNQNFDEGFFLEPVLAGELALPTGDAVEPFVDVDDVADVAVAALTDDRHIGRTYELSGPRLIGFAEIAAELSRATGREIVYAPVTLEEYRDFLLSVGAPADFADLFELINDGRNAHLVHGVEEALGRKPKDFTDFAADVARTGAWRP, from the coding sequence ATGACACAGAGCACGCACAACACCGAGAACACGCGGGCGGCGGAGGCGAGGACGACCCTGGTCACCGGTGGTACGGGCAAGACCGGACGGCGCGTGGCCGCCCGGCTCACGGAGCGCGGACTGCCGGTGCGCATCGCCTCACGCGGCAGCGGGATCCCCTTCGTGTGGGAGGAGCCCGACACCTGGGACGACGCGCTGGACGGTGTCGGAGCCGTCTACCTCAGCTACTACCCGGACCTCGCCTTCCCCGGCGCCGCCGAGACCGTCGGAGCCTTCGCGGAACGCGCCGTCGCCAGGGGCGTACGCCGCCTGGTGCTGCTCGCCGGGCGCGGTGAGGAAGGCGCCCTGATCTCCGAGGACAAGGTGCGGAGCAGCGGCGCCGATGTGACCGTCGTCCGGGCGAGCTGGTTCAACCAGAACTTCGACGAGGGCTTCTTCCTGGAGCCCGTGCTCGCCGGGGAGTTGGCGCTGCCGACCGGGGACGCGGTCGAGCCCTTCGTCGACGTCGACGATGTCGCGGACGTCGCCGTCGCGGCGCTCACCGACGACCGGCACATCGGCAGGACGTACGAGCTGTCCGGACCCCGGCTCATCGGCTTCGCGGAGATCGCCGCCGAACTGTCCCGGGCCACCGGCCGGGAGATCGTGTACGCACCGGTCACGCTCGAGGAGTACCGCGACTTCCTCCTCTCGGTGGGCGCCCCCGCCGACTTCGCCGACCTCTTCGAGCTGATCAACGACGGCCGCAACGCGCACCTCGTGCACGGCGTCGAGGAAGCCCTCGGCCGTAAGCCCAAGGACTTCACCGACTTCGCCGCGGACGTCGCGCGCACCGGTGCCTGGCGGCCCTGA
- a CDS encoding DUF5954 family protein, with protein sequence MDASSDDAFDDAAARRLLEVGKREEELREEFRVDGPEWERMSVSQYTAYAAMIHEEGGWRQLFPAVPFEEEARLDLGAVLRARGAHAGEFAGRFGRAADAVERGEDQVIIAEDVFRMVRVEQTVIMTSHGPQTPRAGDREFPDELDERPGAGD encoded by the coding sequence ATGGACGCGAGCTCAGACGATGCATTCGACGACGCGGCGGCCCGGCGGCTGCTGGAGGTCGGGAAGCGTGAGGAGGAACTCCGCGAGGAGTTCCGAGTGGACGGCCCCGAGTGGGAGCGGATGTCCGTCTCCCAGTACACGGCCTACGCCGCCATGATTCACGAGGAGGGCGGCTGGCGGCAGTTGTTCCCGGCCGTGCCCTTCGAGGAGGAGGCACGGCTCGATCTCGGCGCCGTGCTGCGCGCACGGGGCGCGCACGCGGGGGAGTTCGCGGGCCGTTTCGGCCGGGCGGCCGACGCGGTGGAACGCGGTGAGGACCAGGTGATCATCGCGGAGGACGTCTTCCGGATGGTACGTGTCGAGCAGACGGTCATCATGACGAGTCACGGGCCGCAGACCCCCCGGGCCGGCGACCGTGAGTTTCCCGACGAACTGGACGAGCGGCCCGGAGCCGGTGACTGA
- a CDS encoding transglycosylase domain-containing protein: MRMRIRRLLTWRRALAACVTVCLLLIAAFTVMYLVIDIPRANEQAKAQSNVYLFADGTRLARTGEVNRESVPLSRVPENVRRAFVAAENKDFYSDSGVSLSGTARGVFSTVTGGGKQGGSTITQQYVKNYYLSQEQTVTRKVKELFISLKVDRHNSKDDILAGYLNSSYYGRLAYGVQAAARSYYDKEVEDLTVEEGAYLAALLQAPSRYDWAVASPADKRNAKARWGYVLDNMVGEGWLDADDRLEMRFPVPLDPKASAELAGQAGYLVDAARRELIAAGVGEQELAGGGWRITLNIEPKRQQALREAVAAGLGTSHPVPRSKTPKEPQRPKTDPDRQVGAASVNPRSGRIVALYGGDDYLRHYLNNATRADYQAGPTFAPVVLAARMEAEEGRGAVDAGAIRRTAKRLGMTADRAGFAAPQATSLGLMGASPLEMAGVHATLANDGEKVTPSIVKSARRGDRTVELPDATGERVIGSAAAKFAHAAVSGKGPAGPSGWPDGSVPPLSETADVGVGKGASGHTDDRKAEWFIGSTPDLVTSIGLFGESAKTGKQVPLKNTGDDLTALIWSAYVATSAPEPVARQDS, translated from the coding sequence ATGCGTATGCGTATCCGTCGCCTCCTCACCTGGCGCAGGGCCCTGGCCGCCTGTGTCACCGTGTGCCTCCTGCTCATCGCGGCATTCACCGTGATGTATCTGGTCATCGACATCCCCAGAGCCAATGAGCAGGCGAAGGCACAGAGCAATGTCTATCTGTTCGCCGACGGCACCCGACTCGCCCGCACCGGAGAGGTCAACCGGGAGTCCGTACCGCTGAGCAGAGTCCCCGAGAACGTGCGGCGGGCGTTCGTCGCCGCAGAGAACAAGGACTTCTACAGCGACTCCGGCGTCTCACTCTCCGGCACGGCGCGCGGCGTCTTCAGCACGGTGACCGGCGGCGGCAAGCAGGGCGGCTCGACCATCACCCAGCAGTACGTGAAGAACTACTACCTCAGCCAGGAGCAGACGGTCACCCGCAAGGTGAAGGAGCTGTTCATCTCCCTCAAGGTCGACCGGCACAACTCGAAGGACGACATCCTGGCCGGATATCTCAACAGCAGCTACTACGGCCGGCTCGCGTACGGCGTCCAGGCGGCGGCGCGTTCGTACTACGACAAGGAGGTCGAAGACCTCACGGTCGAGGAGGGCGCGTATCTCGCCGCGCTGCTCCAGGCGCCCAGCCGGTACGACTGGGCCGTCGCCTCCCCCGCCGACAAGAGAAACGCGAAGGCGCGCTGGGGCTATGTGCTGGACAACATGGTCGGCGAGGGGTGGCTCGACGCGGACGACCGGCTGGAGATGCGTTTCCCGGTGCCCCTGGACCCGAAGGCCTCGGCGGAGCTGGCCGGGCAGGCCGGCTATCTGGTGGACGCCGCCCGGCGTGAGCTGATCGCCGCGGGCGTCGGCGAGCAGGAACTGGCGGGTGGTGGCTGGCGGATCACGCTGAACATCGAACCGAAGAGGCAGCAGGCACTGCGCGAGGCGGTGGCCGCCGGGCTGGGCACGTCGCACCCCGTCCCGCGGTCGAAAACGCCGAAGGAGCCGCAGAGGCCGAAGACGGATCCGGACCGGCAGGTGGGCGCCGCGTCCGTGAATCCGAGGTCCGGGCGCATCGTGGCGCTGTACGGCGGCGACGACTATCTGCGGCACTACCTGAACAACGCGACACGCGCCGACTACCAGGCGGGGCCCACGTTCGCGCCCGTGGTTCTCGCCGCGCGGATGGAGGCCGAGGAGGGCAGAGGAGCGGTGGACGCGGGTGCGATCAGGCGGACCGCGAAGCGGCTGGGAATGACCGCGGACCGGGCCGGCTTCGCCGCCCCCCAGGCGACGTCGCTCGGGCTGATGGGCGCGAGTCCGCTGGAGATGGCGGGGGTCCACGCCACCCTGGCCAACGACGGCGAGAAGGTCACCCCGTCGATCGTGAAGTCCGCGCGGCGCGGTGACCGGACCGTCGAGCTGCCCGACGCGACAGGCGAGCGGGTGATCGGCAGCGCGGCCGCGAAGTTCGCCCACGCCGCCGTCTCGGGGAAGGGCCCGGCGGGGCCGTCCGGTTGGCCGGACGGATCCGTGCCGCCGCTGTCGGAAACGGCGGACGTGGGTGTCGGTAAGGGGGCTTCGGGCCACACCGATGACAGGAAGGCGGAGTGGTTCATCGGTTCAACTCCGGACCTGGTGACTTCGATCGGGCTGTTCGGCGAGAGCGCGAAGACGGGCAAACAGGTGCCGCTCAAGAACACCGGGGACGACCTGACAGCGCTGATCTGGAGCGCCTATGTGGCGACCTCGGCGCCCGAACCGGTTGCCCGGCAGGACTCCTGA
- a CDS encoding sensor histidine kinase has product MALRWRIAALVAAAACAVAAAVGVLVHQFSRDRELSQARESARVTLDRAAVTYARTGDVEGSGAALDAPGLPDGLRKLVGKGHRGTEFTGGSAGPAMWAARPAGDRVLSVRVDLTTTMRDIGALDASIVVAGLITTVVVVPLGVVTAGRMSRRLRTAAGTARRIAAGDLDARIAAGARPRDEIADISTAVDSMAGALQKRLLGEQRFTADVAHELRTPLMGLVTAAELLPEGEAAGYVRDRVRVLSTLVEELLEISRLDAGAEHADLSPCPVQPLVRDVVARAGLDAKILSAGRDTEAATVRTDSRRLERILTNLVVNAHRHGRAPVEITVSDDGRTVDVRDHGPGYPATLLDDGPQRFRTGARERGTGHGLGLTIALGQAHVIGAALTFANAPDGGALATLRLP; this is encoded by the coding sequence ATGGCCCTGAGATGGCGCATCGCGGCTCTGGTGGCCGCCGCCGCCTGCGCCGTCGCGGCGGCGGTCGGTGTGCTGGTGCACCAGTTCTCGCGGGACCGTGAGCTGTCGCAGGCGCGTGAGTCCGCCCGGGTCACCCTGGACCGGGCTGCGGTCACCTACGCCCGCACCGGCGACGTCGAGGGGTCGGGAGCGGCCCTCGACGCGCCGGGGCTGCCGGACGGTCTGCGGAAGCTGGTCGGGAAGGGGCACCGGGGAACGGAGTTCACCGGCGGCTCCGCCGGGCCCGCGATGTGGGCGGCCAGACCCGCCGGCGACCGGGTGCTGTCCGTACGTGTCGACCTGACCACCACGATGCGGGACATCGGCGCGCTCGACGCGAGCATCGTCGTGGCGGGCCTGATCACCACCGTCGTGGTGGTGCCGCTGGGGGTGGTCACCGCCGGCCGGATGAGCCGCAGGCTGCGTACCGCCGCGGGCACCGCGCGCCGTATCGCCGCCGGGGACCTGGACGCGCGGATCGCGGCGGGAGCACGTCCGCGCGACGAGATCGCCGACATCTCCACGGCCGTGGACTCGATGGCCGGCGCGCTCCAGAAACGGCTGCTCGGCGAGCAGCGTTTCACCGCCGACGTCGCGCACGAGCTGCGTACGCCGCTGATGGGTCTGGTGACGGCGGCCGAACTGCTGCCGGAGGGTGAGGCGGCCGGGTATGTGCGCGACCGGGTGCGGGTGCTGAGCACGCTGGTCGAGGAGCTGCTGGAGATATCCCGGCTGGACGCGGGCGCCGAGCACGCGGATCTGTCCCCGTGTCCTGTTCAGCCGCTGGTCAGGGATGTCGTGGCGCGCGCCGGGCTGGACGCGAAGATCCTCTCGGCGGGCCGGGACACGGAGGCGGCGACGGTACGGACGGACTCGCGGCGCCTGGAGCGCATCCTCACCAATCTGGTGGTCAACGCGCACCGGCACGGCCGGGCCCCCGTCGAGATCACGGTGTCCGACGACGGCAGGACCGTGGACGTACGCGATCACGGCCCCGGCTACCCGGCCACGCTGCTCGACGACGGCCCGCAGCGTTTCCGGACCGGCGCCCGCGAGCGCGGTACGGGTCATGGGCTGGGCCTCACGATCGCGCTGGGCCAGGCCCATGTCATCGGCGCGGCGCTGACGTTCGCCAACGCGCCCGACGGCGGCGCGCTCGCCACCCTCCGACTGCCGTAA
- the cseB gene encoding two-component system response regulator CseB — MRSTAHPSPPATAAEARLLLVEDDEVIRNTVRMLLERYGFTVSTAHDGLTGLEMFRETDPDLLLLDVMLPDLDGIGLCRRVRELSLAPILMMSARGDALDVVAGLEAGADDYVVKPCESAVLVARIRSLLRRVSFTPALVGAGAGNSGQAESAVLAFGDLTVDTRGMEVRRAGEVVALTPTELRMLLEFAGSPGVVLERRTLLSRVWDHAWHGDTRVVDLHVQRLRAKIGADRIETVRGFGYKLRR, encoded by the coding sequence ATGAGGTCGACGGCACACCCCTCCCCGCCCGCCACGGCGGCCGAGGCGCGGCTGCTCCTGGTCGAGGACGACGAGGTGATCCGCAACACCGTACGGATGCTCCTGGAGCGGTACGGATTCACCGTGTCCACGGCGCACGACGGCCTCACCGGGCTGGAGATGTTCCGGGAGACCGACCCCGATCTGCTGCTGCTCGACGTCATGCTGCCCGACCTCGACGGCATCGGACTGTGCCGACGCGTAAGGGAGTTGAGCCTGGCGCCGATCCTGATGATGTCCGCGCGCGGCGACGCGCTGGATGTCGTGGCCGGTCTGGAGGCGGGGGCGGACGACTATGTGGTCAAGCCCTGCGAGAGCGCGGTGCTCGTCGCCCGTATCCGGTCCCTGCTGCGGCGGGTGTCGTTCACCCCTGCCCTCGTCGGGGCGGGCGCCGGCAACAGCGGGCAGGCCGAGTCCGCGGTCCTGGCGTTCGGCGATCTGACGGTCGACACGCGCGGCATGGAGGTACGCCGCGCGGGCGAGGTCGTCGCGCTGACACCCACCGAGCTGCGGATGCTCCTGGAGTTCGCCGGTTCACCCGGAGTCGTACTGGAGCGCCGTACCCTGCTCAGCCGGGTGTGGGACCACGCCTGGCACGGCGACACCCGGGTGGTCGACCTCCATGTGCAGCGACTGCGGGCGAAGATAGGCGCCGACCGGATCGAGACGGTCCGCGGCTTCGGCTACAAGCTGCGGCGCTGA
- a CDS encoding MerR family transcriptional regulator — protein MNDDGSMELTIGRLARRTGMSVRTIRYWSDLGVLPPVGRSSGGYRLYDAESVARLELVRTLRELGLGLDDVRRVLAGETSVAEVAAVHVAALDARIRALKVSRAVLSSVAKRDSTTEETALMNRLARLSADERRRIIEDFMEEVFGGLDIDDELRGRLRHASIDLPDDPTPDQVDAWIELAELLQDPEFRAGMRTMMRLNSPLPGTGEAAPGASIWFARQVVQVVGEARERGIEPTGPEAARIIHDLFGDADPAEVLLRLEAGSAAGAVRYRQLVARVRGREPQPSHTEEFAWLVTALGAERVG, from the coding sequence TTGAACGACGACGGTTCGATGGAGCTCACCATCGGACGGCTGGCCCGCCGTACCGGTATGTCGGTACGGACGATCCGCTACTGGTCCGACCTCGGGGTGCTGCCCCCGGTCGGCCGCTCGTCCGGTGGCTACCGGCTGTACGACGCCGAATCCGTGGCCCGGCTCGAACTCGTGCGTACGCTGCGTGAGTTGGGCCTCGGACTCGACGACGTACGGCGGGTCCTCGCGGGCGAGACGAGCGTCGCCGAGGTCGCGGCGGTGCATGTGGCCGCCCTCGACGCGCGGATCCGTGCCCTCAAGGTGAGCAGGGCCGTCCTGTCGTCCGTCGCGAAGCGTGATTCCACGACCGAGGAGACAGCTCTCATGAACAGACTGGCCCGTCTCTCCGCCGACGAGCGCAGGCGAATCATCGAGGACTTCATGGAGGAGGTCTTCGGAGGTCTCGACATCGACGACGAACTGCGCGGCCGGCTGCGGCACGCCTCCATCGACCTGCCTGACGATCCGACTCCCGACCAGGTGGACGCCTGGATCGAGCTGGCCGAACTGCTCCAGGACCCCGAATTCCGCGCCGGGATGCGGACGATGATGCGGCTCAACTCGCCGCTGCCGGGCACCGGCGAAGCAGCGCCCGGCGCCTCGATCTGGTTCGCCAGGCAGGTCGTCCAGGTCGTCGGCGAGGCCCGGGAACGCGGGATCGAGCCGACCGGACCGGAGGCCGCCCGGATCATCCACGACCTGTTCGGGGACGCCGACCCGGCCGAGGTGCTGCTGCGCCTGGAGGCAGGTTCGGCGGCGGGCGCCGTACGGTACCGGCAACTCGTCGCGCGGGTGCGTGGGCGCGAGCCACAGCCCTCGCACACCGAGGAGTTCGCCTGGCTGGTCACGGCACTGGGCGCCGAGAGGGTCGGCTGA
- a CDS encoding DUF3592 domain-containing protein, giving the protein MPDSLFPLVFAGVGAAVFVIGFVGLRRSFALRRDGVRAEGRVVRLETTSSGQGGSIHRPVVGWVTDDGRRMEVESPYGRSWVGRFRPGSPVRIRYDPLRPERMRIDGYGHGVQVVFMLVGTAFMAGGLSVALRLAG; this is encoded by the coding sequence GTGCCCGACTCGCTGTTCCCCCTCGTGTTCGCCGGCGTCGGCGCCGCCGTCTTCGTCATCGGCTTCGTCGGACTCCGGCGCTCCTTCGCCCTGCGCCGCGACGGTGTCAGGGCCGAAGGCCGGGTCGTCCGGCTGGAGACGACCTCCAGCGGGCAAGGGGGCTCGATCCACCGTCCGGTGGTCGGCTGGGTCACCGACGACGGCCGCCGCATGGAGGTGGAGTCCCCGTACGGGCGCTCCTGGGTGGGCAGGTTCCGGCCCGGAAGCCCGGTCCGGATCCGCTACGACCCGCTGCGCCCCGAGCGGATGCGGATCGACGGCTACGGGCACGGTGTGCAGGTGGTGTTCATGCTGGTCGGCACCGCGTTCATGGCGGGCGGGCTCTCCGTGGCGCTCCGACTCGCTGGATGA
- a CDS encoding AraC family transcriptional regulator — MDVLTDLLDGVRARGALFSRTVMTSPWSLRFASGAPLTLATVLRGQAWLVPAEGEAVRVRSGDIALIRGSAPYTVADGPDTPPRVLIDRADYCGVSDPAVVPDGGTVLLSGAYDNPGGVSERLLRALPPVLVIPDADCHSPMLALVTAELTRDSPGQQAVLDRLLDLLLISALRGWFDRPGTSAPPWYRAADDPVVGHALRLLHDRPADPWTVAKLAAETGISRAALARRFTARIGEPPMTYLTGWRISLAADLLRGTDDTVGAIARKVGYANTFALSVAFKRLRRITPSEHRAASSGTRKASTGRQ, encoded by the coding sequence ATGGATGTGCTCACGGACCTGCTGGACGGCGTACGGGCGCGCGGCGCCCTGTTCAGCCGTACGGTCATGACCTCGCCGTGGTCGCTGCGGTTCGCCTCCGGCGCGCCGCTGACGCTCGCCACGGTGCTGCGCGGCCAGGCGTGGCTCGTACCCGCCGAGGGTGAAGCGGTCCGCGTACGGTCCGGGGACATCGCGCTCATCCGGGGCTCGGCGCCGTACACCGTCGCCGACGGACCGGACACCCCGCCGCGCGTACTGATCGACCGGGCCGACTACTGCGGTGTGAGTGACCCGGCCGTCGTCCCCGACGGCGGCACCGTGCTGCTCAGCGGCGCGTACGACAACCCGGGCGGCGTCAGCGAACGGCTGCTCCGCGCGCTCCCGCCCGTGCTGGTCATCCCGGACGCCGACTGCCACTCACCGATGCTCGCGCTCGTCACTGCGGAGCTGACCCGCGACAGCCCCGGCCAACAGGCCGTCCTCGATCGGCTGTTGGACCTGCTGCTGATCTCCGCGCTCCGGGGCTGGTTCGACCGGCCGGGGACATCGGCGCCGCCCTGGTACCGGGCGGCGGACGACCCGGTGGTCGGCCATGCCCTGCGGCTGCTCCACGACCGTCCCGCCGATCCGTGGACGGTCGCGAAGCTGGCGGCGGAGACGGGAATCTCGCGCGCCGCACTCGCCCGCCGCTTCACCGCGCGGATCGGTGAGCCGCCGATGACCTACCTCACGGGCTGGCGCATCTCGCTCGCCGCGGACCTGCTGCGCGGTACGGACGACACGGTCGGCGCCATCGCCAGGAAGGTCGGCTACGCCAACACCTTCGCGCTGAGTGTCGCCTTCAAGCGCCTGCGCCGGATCACGCCGAGCGAGCACCGCGCCGCCTCCTCCGGCACCCGGAAGGCATCGACGGGGCGGCAGTAG
- a CDS encoding NAD(P)H-dependent oxidoreductase, producing the protein MRVLWLYAHPDPRSLNGALRDEGIAVLREHGHEVVESDLYAMEWNPVVGHGDFQHDPGERLDVLTESQAALENGTLSEDIRAEQEKLLWSDTLVVQFPLWWFGPPAILKGWFDRLFIQGFAQGVLDPETGRAQRYGSGGLAGRRALVLTTVGANAATTGPRGIHGDINEVLFPLLHGTLWYPGMTVVPPLVVNGAVKLAEAEYKTAVGQLRQRLLTLEETEPIPYRSQNGGDYDEHLVLRPDRAPGEEGIHIHYAAGGIDERCERTGGDDEADR; encoded by the coding sequence GTGCGGGTGCTCTGGTTGTACGCCCACCCCGATCCGCGCTCGCTGAACGGGGCGCTGCGCGACGAGGGAATCGCCGTGCTCCGTGAACACGGGCACGAGGTGGTCGAGTCCGACCTGTACGCCATGGAGTGGAACCCGGTGGTGGGGCACGGCGACTTCCAACACGACCCCGGCGAACGGCTCGACGTCCTCACCGAGTCCCAGGCCGCCCTGGAGAACGGCACGCTCAGCGAGGACATCCGCGCGGAGCAGGAGAAGCTCCTGTGGTCCGACACCCTCGTCGTGCAGTTCCCGCTCTGGTGGTTCGGTCCGCCGGCGATCCTCAAGGGCTGGTTCGACCGGCTGTTCATCCAGGGATTCGCGCAGGGTGTGCTCGACCCCGAGACCGGCAGGGCCCAGCGTTACGGCAGCGGCGGACTGGCCGGCAGACGGGCGCTGGTGCTGACGACGGTGGGCGCCAACGCGGCGACGACCGGACCGCGCGGAATCCACGGCGACATCAACGAGGTGCTGTTCCCGCTGCTGCACGGCACGTTGTGGTATCCGGGAATGACGGTCGTGCCGCCGCTCGTCGTCAACGGCGCGGTCAAGCTGGCCGAGGCGGAGTACAAGACGGCCGTGGGGCAGTTGCGGCAGCGGCTGCTGACGCTCGAGGAGACCGAGCCGATTCCGTACCGCAGCCAGAACGGCGGCGACTACGACGAGCATCTGGTCCTGCGCCCCGACCGGGCACCCGGCGAGGAGGGCATCCATATCCACTATGCCGCCGGAGGCATCGACGAGCGGTGCGAGCGCACCGGCGGCGACGACGAGGCGGACAGATAA
- a CDS encoding chitinase, translating into MRKRLIGLLAATASAAALSLTSLAPMSSAAEEGKADFVVSESQFNQMFPNRNSFYTYGGLNAALSAYPGFTGTGSDTVRKQEAAAFLANVGHETGGLVHVVEQNTANYPHYCDASQPYGCPAGNDKYYGRGPIQLSWNFNYKAAGDALGIDLLNNPDLVQNDSAVAWKTGLWYWNTQSGPGTMTPHNAMVNGAGFGETIRSINGSIECNGGNPAQVQSRIDSYRQFAGILGVDPGGNLSC; encoded by the coding sequence TTGCGTAAGCGCCTTATCGGCCTGCTCGCCGCCACGGCATCGGCCGCCGCTCTCTCCCTGACCTCACTGGCCCCCATGTCGTCGGCGGCCGAAGAGGGCAAGGCCGACTTCGTCGTCAGCGAGTCGCAGTTCAACCAGATGTTCCCGAACAGGAATTCCTTCTACACCTACGGCGGGCTGAACGCCGCGCTGAGCGCGTACCCGGGATTCACCGGGACGGGCAGTGACACCGTACGTAAGCAGGAGGCCGCCGCATTCCTGGCCAACGTCGGTCACGAGACCGGTGGACTCGTGCATGTGGTCGAGCAGAACACGGCCAACTACCCGCATTACTGCGACGCTTCACAGCCTTACGGCTGCCCGGCCGGCAATGACAAGTACTACGGCCGTGGACCGATCCAGCTCAGCTGGAACTTCAACTACAAGGCGGCGGGGGACGCGTTGGGCATCGATCTGCTCAACAACCCCGATCTCGTGCAGAACGATTCCGCCGTCGCGTGGAAGACCGGCCTCTGGTACTGGAACACCCAGAGCGGTCCCGGCACGATGACACCGCACAATGCGATGGTGAACGGCGCCGGATTCGGTGAGACGATCCGCAGCATCAACGGCAGCATCGAGTGCAACGGCGGAAACCCCGCCCAGGTGCAGAGCCGCATTGACAGCTACCGGCAATTCGCCGGAATCCTCGGCGTGGATCCGGGTGGCAATCTCAGCTGCTGA